The Candidatus Sphingomonas colombiensis genome contains the following window.
ATCGGCTCTTTCGACATCGATCGAGTGAACCAAGCCGATCCGCTGGTTGTGCAGGAATTGCTCAGTTTCTGGAACTAAGGCAGAGCTACCAAGCAAGCCCTCGCCTTGCTCAGTCATCGCAATGATCAAATCGTCGGCTTCGAATATGAAAGATTCCGGTATATCGCCAGTATAATAGCGATCCTTGCCAACCCGGCGTCTAAACCCTCCCTCCTCGTGAAAATTACCCGGCGTAACAACAAGGAATTCACCTTCGCTTCCAAAGTGCTCGCCTTTGAAAGCGAATCCGTGCTTGATCCTCAAGATGTCGCCGAGGGCAACTTCGCTTAGACTCACAGGCCAAGCCCCGCAAAGTTGACCTGAATCTGTGCTGCTAGCGCCGCCGCTTCCTCATTCAACCCCGCCAGTTCGATATGAATATCACGCATCACGCCCTCAAAATCGAAATCATCCTCCTCCTCTTCCGGGGCGACGCCGACATAACGGCCGGGAGTCAGTGACCAGTCGTTTGCTGCCAGTTCTATCCGGCCCACCAGCTTGACCAGCCCCGGCACCGCCACCAGCCGCGCATCAGGAAAACGGCTCAGCAGCCAGTGTGCCTGCCGGTGGAAATAGCGCACCAGTTTAAGCTGATCGACGGCATCGGCCCGCGCTTCCTCCAGCGCCTTGACGGGGCTGGCCTTGCCGCGTTTCCTGCCCGCATCGCGGTGCGCCTTTTCCGCTAGCTTGAACAACTGATCAATCTGACGGATCAGGTCGCGCGACTGTTCGGCCAGTGGCTCAAGTGCATCATACCTAGTGTGAAGCGCCGCAATGTTGGAAACAGACAGATTGCTGCCGCCGACCTGGCCCTTCACCTTGTGCTCGAACGCCTCCCAATCGGCTTTAAGGACAGCGAACGCCGCCGCAAGTTCGGGATCATCATCCAGACCGCTCAGCACATCATCCAGTGCTGCGGTCAGCACAGGTTCCGTCAACAAGCTGGCCAAGGCATCCACGACGCATCCGCTCAGATAACGGTCCACCAGCTCCCGGAACCGCTCGTCCTGTCCGCGATAGAGCCAGAATATGGCGGTCAGATTCTGCAGCTGCTCGGGCGAGAAATCGAAGACCTTGCGCGTCACCTTGCGGAACACCTGCCGCGCATCGAGCATCAGTACCTTGTCGGCATGTTCGGATGGCTTGGCCTTGTCGAACATCCATAATTCGCATGGCACGGTGCGGGTGTAGAAGAAATTGCCTCGGATCGCGATCATCGCATCGACATGGCCGGTTTCGATCAGCTTCTGCCGGACCTTCGCTTCTTCCCCGCCCGCGCTGGACGCCTGCGACGACATGACGAAGCCCGCCCGGCCTGCGTCGGACAGATAGCTGTAGAAATAGCTGATCCACAGATAATTGCCGTTCGAAACCTTCTTACCCTTGTTCACACCGGGCAGGCCGAACGGCAGGCGGGGGTCTCGCCTGATCTTTTCCGCGTCCACCTCGTCCACGTTGAACGGGGGATTGGCCATCACGAAATCGGCCTTTCCAACGAGTTCATGCGCGTCGATATAATAGGTGATGCCGGGTTCGATCCGTCCTTCCAGCCCGTGGACGGCAAGGTTCATCTTGGCCAGCCGGATGGTCGTAGCGTTCTTTTCCTGACCGTAAAAGGTCGCGACCTTGGTCGGGTCTTGCTGCATCTTCTCGATGAAATGCGCGCTCTGCACGAACATGCCGCCCGAACCGCAGGCTGGGTCCAGCACGCTGCCATGATCAGGCTCGATGGCGTTGACGATCATCTGAACGATGGAGGGGGGCGTGAAAAATTCACCGCCGTCATGTGCGCTCTGATCGGCAAACTGCGTCAGGAAATACTCGTATATGCGCCCGAAGACATCGCCCTTAGCGTTCTGAAGCGCCGGGTCGTTGAAGATGCGCAGCACGTCGCCCAAGACGTCGTTTTCTAATTGCTGATATTCATTCTTGGGCAGCACGCCCGCCAGCGCGGCATAGTCGCGTTCTACTGCTTCCATTGCGGCTATGATCGCCTTCGCGCGATCTGCGCCATCCGGCAGGTTGGCCAGATGATCGAACTGCGATTCAGGTTGGAGGAAGATCGCTCCCCGGCTGGTGAAGTCCTCCTTAGTCAGCGGCCGGGTCACCCCGCCACGGCTAGGAAGGCTCGCTTCAATCTCCGGCTTCACCGCCAGATAACGGCTGTAAGCATGGCGCAAAAAGATCAGGCCCATGACGGGCAGGAAATATTCATTGCTGGCAAAATCACTGTTGGCGCGCAGCTGATCTGCCGCCGTCCACAGGCGCTTTTCAAGCGCTTCGATATTGGATTCCATTACGCTGGCCTGCTCCCCTTCGCTGGACCGGGGAATTAGCAGCCACGCATTCATCACGACAGAGGCATGATGCCACTGCCGCTTTTTTCGCCAGAGCGGCAATCAGTTGCCGCGCGCCAGCATCACTCAACGGGCCGACTATCAGAATATGGGGCGCCGCGTCGCCTGCTATGCTGCAGTGTATCGACGACGACTGCATCGCGCGCCGGCGCCAATCAAAAATCCCCGATCTTGCTGCGTCGCTTCTGCTTCGCGGTCTGGCCTGATCTAGCTAGAAGGTCGCATGGTCAGCACACCCCCGCCGCCGCTCGGCTCCGACGATGTCGCAGCGCTTGATGAACTTGCCGATCGGATGCTCGCGGAAGCCGCATCCAAAACAGACGCGCGGATCTTCTCCGCGACAGGCTTTGCGAAGCACAACATCTCGATCGTCCACCAGCAGAACCGGTGCGCGAACCTTGCCTGGGCACTCAACTGGCGGAAGCGCGTCGGCCCCGGTGACGTGGTCGCGATCGTCGGCGGATCCTTCTCCGGTCTCATGCTGGCGGTGTCGCTCGCGCTCACCAGCAATGCCATCGTCTACATTCTCGAAAAGGAGGACCGACTCCTTCCGCGCTTCCGCGACAAGGGCAATCGACATCTGTCGCCGCTCCTCAATTCCCGAGACCTCGGAAGCGGGTTCGATCCTGATTTCAGCGAGCCGACCTACCGGTCACCGATCTTCGCGTGGAAAAAGGGAAGGGCGAGCGACGTTGCCTCGCAATGGCTCCATGAGTTCGAGAGCTACGCACGCGTGCTGCCGATTTTCGTCATCGACCGGTGCGAGATCCGTCGTGAGGACATCGTCACGGCTGGCGAGCGCCTGGAGATCAAACCCGATTTCAGGAAACTGCTTCTGTTCCCGATCGTCGTCGATCTGCTGATCGATGCGACCGGCTTTGGCGAGGAGCAGAACCCCCACAATCTAGTGGATCACAGCTACTGGGAGTCGGGCCACCGCCTGATCTACGACCATTTGATATCGCCCGCCGAGGTTCTCGTGTCGGGGTGCGGGGACAGCGGCGTGATCGAGGGCCTGCACTATGCCATCTCCGGCTTCCTTCATGAAGAGGTCGAGGCGCTCTGGCCAGCATATGATGAATTGGGGCTGCTGCTGGATCAAAAACTTGAGAACGCGCGCCTCGACGAGGTCTTGCGGAGCGACGAAGCAGATCGTTTCGAGAACCCGGTGATCTCGGAAATCACGTGGTGGTGCGATCGCTCGGGTTATGAGCATCACCACCCGATGGGCCGGCAGGTTATAGATTGGGCTCCCCATGCTCGCCCGATCCTTGAAGCCTTGAAGGCCGCCCTTGCGCCCTATCTCGATGCGGCCTTTCCCGGCCGATCGCACGACAGTCTGAGCTGGGAGGAGCGCGAGACATTCGCGGAGTCGATGCCGATGGCCGACCAGCTTCGCGTCAGATCGGCCGTCCAGTCGGTCATCGACGAGTGGATCAGCTTGCGCGTTCACGAAATGATGCAGGATTTCGTGCTGCCACCTGAGACCGCAGAGCTGCATGCGAGGGCCCGGCCTGGGGTTCGAATAACGATGAACGGCGAGACGCCGACCCCTTACACGCGGGCGCTATCTCCCTTCAACGTCTGGATGATGTGCCTCTTGGAGAGCTTCGAGGCTGTGGATTATCGTCAGGGCCGTATCGAGAGGGTGGTGGCACGCGACGATCGACGCTTCGACGTCCATTTTGCCGATGGTGTAGTCCGGACGTTCGACAGGGTCATGACGCGATATGGAGCGTCCGGCCGGCTTAGTGTTACCGAAGGTGCGCTGCGAGATGGTCAGGCTGGCGACTGGTTACTGTCACGTCCGAGCTATGTCGTTCCTGACCCGGATGACCCTAAACGGGGGCGACGTGTGTATCCGGCGGAGGCGGCAATTCGCACCGCGCGCGAACGCCTCTGGCCTCAGCCAGAGATCGATTTAGCGACGGACATTCGCAAGCAATCCTATTTGATGTGCCTTTTGCAAGGAGTCGGCTCCAGTTCTCCTGGCACGGTGTCCCAGGCAGACCTTTCCGCTGCGATCCGCGCCGGCGGTCGGTTGACTTATGCTAGCGACGCCATTTTCGAAGAGGCGTGGATGCGGGCGCCTGATCTATGATCCGCCGCCCTTCTTGTATGGCTGTCGGTCACGCGTGTGTCGGTTGCTGACGATCAGGAAGGGACGTTGGCAGAGCGCAGCCTCGCGACAAAGTCGGCCTTGGCAAAATGCCTGCGCTCGGCTTTGCCAGACGTATCGATCCTGGACATGCAGGGCAGAAAGCCATTTTCCTTGGGTTCGCGTACGCTTTCAGCGCCCCGACGCCACGGCACAGCCTCGCGCACTACGCTTTCCATTGGAATAGACAGGCCGCATCGATGCCGCCAAACTGGCCGCATGCAGCTCAATCCGATCCACGTTACTGTCTTCAAACTTCTTGAAGGCCGGCTCTTTCACATACCTGGCTATCAACGATCCTACTCCTGGGGCCGGCATCAGCGGGCCGATCTCTTCCGCGATATCGAGGAGGCACAGCGGTCCGGCCGTGACCATTTCATGGCGACGGTCGTCGGCTTGTCCCGTGAGACGATCGTTATCGGCGCAGAGGAGTTCCGTGTCGTCGAGTTGGTCGATGGACAGCAGCGTATCACCACGCTCGTCATCCTACTCAAGGCGATTGAGAAGGCGTTGGGCGCTGAAGATGCCACCGCACAAAAAGCCAAGCAGGGCCTTGCGGACCTTCTGGTGAAGGGAGATGAACACAGTCTCGTCCTGCTGCAGACCAACCATGACAGCAGCCACGTCTTCACGGATTATCTCCGAAAAGGTGGTGTCGATGAGACGCTCGTTGTCACGGCGGCTGACCGCAACGTCATTGACGCCATCGCAGAATGCGAGCGCTTCGTGGCCGGGTGGAGCGCGGACGGTGGGTTGGTCGGTCTTCTGTCGGCGGTTCGCAATCGGATGTCGATGATCCTGCATGAGGTCGCCGACGAGTCCCTCGTTTACCGGGTGTTCGAGGTCCTCAACAGTCGCGGGCTCGACGTGAAGTGGATCGACAAGCTGAAGAGCCAACTTATGGCCTCGATCTACGATCATGTCCCCGCCGGCACCCGAGAGCCGGGCCTCGCGGAGATGCATGTCATCTGGCAGACCATTTATCGGACCATCGGGACAGACGCGGATCACGCCGACGAGGCATTGCAGTTCGCTGGTACTTTCGCCCGCGAGAATGCGCCGAACAAGGTGCTGACCCAAGAGGAAGCACAGCGCGAGATTCTTCAGGAGGGCGGTCAGGCCCTGAAGCTGATCATCGCGGCTGCTCGAAAGTTGGAAGCGATAAACCGGTACGTCCACGAGCTTTATAGTGACAACAGGCGCCGGGCTCCGGCGAAAGTGTTGCAAGCCCGGTTC
Protein-coding sequences here:
- a CDS encoding DUF262 domain-containing HNH endonuclease family protein, whose amino-acid sequence is MQLNPIHVTVFKLLEGRLFHIPGYQRSYSWGRHQRADLFRDIEEAQRSGRDHFMATVVGLSRETIVIGAEEFRVVELVDGQQRITTLVILLKAIEKALGAEDATAQKAKQGLADLLVKGDEHSLVLLQTNHDSSHVFTDYLRKGGVDETLVVTAADRNVIDAIAECERFVAGWSADGGLVGLLSAVRNRMSMILHEVADESLVYRVFEVLNSRGLDVKWIDKLKSQLMASIYDHVPAGTREPGLAEMHVIWQTIYRTIGTDADHADEALQFAGTFARENAPNKVLTQEEAQREILQEGGQALKLIIAAARKLEAINRYVHELYSDNRRRAPAKVLQARFVAVAIMARNFDVATTADLLERWERSSFRLFGIGRLDARSYNREFTHLGHAIAAGLDVKAAGKAIDALGEDFDLEERMSLKSYWDEWYWRREDTRYVLFRYEEHLAAKAGGATNASEWNKIWATDPAKSIEHVKPQHTEVGYLHNLGNLTMLPPGVNSSLGGRTPNEKADAYVECGLRGTAAIGREINAGLKWDKAAVAARCETLEAFIRKHWKI
- a CDS encoding N-6 DNA methylase gives rise to the protein MESNIEALEKRLWTAADQLRANSDFASNEYFLPVMGLIFLRHAYSRYLAVKPEIEASLPSRGGVTRPLTKEDFTSRGAIFLQPESQFDHLANLPDGADRAKAIIAAMEAVERDYAALAGVLPKNEYQQLENDVLGDVLRIFNDPALQNAKGDVFGRIYEYFLTQFADQSAHDGGEFFTPPSIVQMIVNAIEPDHGSVLDPACGSGGMFVQSAHFIEKMQQDPTKVATFYGQEKNATTIRLAKMNLAVHGLEGRIEPGITYYIDAHELVGKADFVMANPPFNVDEVDAEKIRRDPRLPFGLPGVNKGKKVSNGNYLWISYFYSYLSDAGRAGFVMSSQASSAGGEEAKVRQKLIETGHVDAMIAIRGNFFYTRTVPCELWMFDKAKPSEHADKVLMLDARQVFRKVTRKVFDFSPEQLQNLTAIFWLYRGQDERFRELVDRYLSGCVVDALASLLTEPVLTAALDDVLSGLDDDPELAAAFAVLKADWEAFEHKVKGQVGGSNLSVSNIAALHTRYDALEPLAEQSRDLIRQIDQLFKLAEKAHRDAGRKRGKASPVKALEEARADAVDQLKLVRYFHRQAHWLLSRFPDARLVAVPGLVKLVGRIELAANDWSLTPGRYVGVAPEEEEDDFDFEGVMRDIHIELAGLNEEAAALAAQIQVNFAGLGL